The Mycolicibacterium doricum genome includes a region encoding these proteins:
- a CDS encoding ExeA family protein, protein MSIERLQSHYGFTRMPFGRGLAPAMLHRHPGHAEAVARITWCVDQHAIGVITGEVGAGKTVAIRAATSALDPARHVIIYLPNPSVGVRGMLHHVVTALGRVPNFYTATLAPQAAEALAAEHAERGRTPVVVIDEAHLLDNAQMEAIRMLTNHDMDSGSPFAALLVGQPTLRHRLHLGVLAALDQRIAVRYAIAGMQPADTADYIAHHAKIAGRTDPLFSDDAITLIHNAARGYPRAVNNLAVHALTAAFAAKSSIVDEKSARIAVTETGHD, encoded by the coding sequence ATGAGCATCGAACGCCTGCAATCACATTACGGTTTCACCCGTATGCCCTTCGGGCGGGGCTTGGCCCCCGCGATGCTGCACCGTCATCCCGGACACGCCGAGGCGGTCGCCCGCATCACCTGGTGCGTGGATCAACACGCCATCGGGGTCATCACCGGGGAGGTCGGCGCGGGCAAGACCGTCGCGATCCGCGCGGCGACCTCGGCGCTGGACCCCGCGCGGCACGTGATCATCTACCTGCCCAATCCCTCGGTCGGGGTGCGCGGCATGTTGCATCACGTCGTGACCGCGTTGGGCCGGGTGCCGAACTTCTACACCGCGACGTTGGCGCCGCAAGCCGCCGAGGCACTGGCTGCCGAGCACGCCGAACGGGGTCGCACCCCGGTCGTGGTGATCGACGAAGCCCACCTGCTCGACAACGCGCAGATGGAGGCGATCCGGATGCTGACCAATCACGACATGGACTCCGGGTCGCCGTTCGCCGCCCTGCTGGTCGGGCAACCGACCTTGCGGCATCGCCTTCACCTAGGCGTGCTCGCCGCACTAGATCAGCGCATCGCGGTCCGCTACGCGATAGCCGGCATGCAACCAGCCGACACCGCTGACTACATCGCCCATCACGCCAAGATCGCCGGGCGAACCGATCCATTGTTCTCCGATGATGCGATCACGCTGATCCACAACGCCGCCCGAGGATATCCACGCGCGGTGAACAACCTCGCAGTGCACGCGTTGACCGCGGCGTTCGCCGCGAAGTCCTCGATCGTCGACGAGAAATCCGCCCGCATCGCCGTCACTGAAACGGGCCACGACTGA
- a CDS encoding transposase, which yields MKLGNDAVTKVRRRVTWDLRDRRGRKLDPEWANRRRLLRARECLSDKSFAKMWNAIVAEDDSAQILSAWIAKEELRTVLSTVRVGGDPHLTRHRLHRFLSWCIDSQIPELLTLAATVDTWWPEINAFIQTGITNAGTEGYNRLVKQVKRVGCGFRNRDNSARRIRFHCTRKQRAATQTSC from the coding sequence GTGAAGCTCGGCAACGACGCGGTCACCAAGGTGCGCCGCCGCGTAACCTGGGACCTCCGTGATCGTCGCGGCCGTAAACTCGATCCCGAATGGGCGAACCGCCGACGGCTGCTGCGCGCACGGGAATGTCTGTCAGACAAGAGTTTCGCGAAGATGTGGAATGCGATCGTCGCCGAGGACGACAGCGCACAGATCCTCTCAGCGTGGATCGCCAAGGAAGAGCTGCGCACCGTGCTGTCCACCGTGCGGGTCGGCGGCGACCCGCATCTGACGCGGCACCGCCTGCACCGGTTCCTGTCCTGGTGCATCGATTCGCAAATCCCGGAACTGCTGACCCTGGCCGCCACCGTGGACACCTGGTGGCCCGAGATCAACGCCTTCATCCAAACCGGCATCACCAACGCCGGCACCGAGGGATACAACCGGCTCGTCAAGCAGGTCAAGCGCGTCGGCTGCGGCTTCCGGAATCGAGACAACTCGGCCCGCCGGATACGATTCCACTGCACCCGCAAACAGCGGGCCGCAACCCAGACATCATGCTGA
- a CDS encoding DDE-type integrase/transposase/recombinase: protein MSTEDEKRRQRSHAVGLFRYQLICPALDKDLSTKARGRLVREIAAREHTDPFGTSVRYSRDTLDRWIRRYRAGGFVELIPSSRSSAPRTDGATLELAASLKRENPARTAAQVGRILRAATGWSPSESTLLRLFHRLELIGPAAGDVPAVFGRFEAENPNDRWTGDALHGPKIGGRKTYLFAFLDDHSRLVCGYRFGFSEDTVRLGVALEPALAARGVSASVYVDNGSAFVDAWLLRACAKLGIRLVHSTPHRPQGRGKIERFFRTVREQFLVEVVDTTADELAAAGTDHRTALWELNRLLTAWIETEYHRRIHTETGQAPLDRWDAGWQRLGRTPAMPTSDDLTEAFLWSEYRMVTKTATVSLHGNTFQVDAALVGRKVELVFSPFDMETVEVRYRNMSHGKALPHNITRHVHPKARPETPDPAVVPATGIDYLELTERTHHQQVRADRRIGYDALFGDGQDPSGDEGQIHGELSLHDVDDIERNGTTA, encoded by the coding sequence ATCAGTACCGAGGACGAGAAGCGCCGCCAGAGAAGTCACGCCGTGGGGTTGTTCCGCTACCAGTTGATCTGCCCGGCATTGGACAAGGATTTGTCGACGAAGGCTCGTGGCCGGCTGGTCCGTGAGATCGCCGCCCGTGAGCACACCGACCCGTTCGGGACGTCGGTGCGCTACTCGCGCGACACCTTGGACCGCTGGATCCGCCGCTACCGCGCTGGCGGGTTCGTCGAGTTGATCCCCTCATCGCGATCGTCGGCGCCGCGCACCGACGGCGCCACGTTGGAGTTGGCGGCCTCGCTCAAGCGGGAGAATCCGGCGCGGACCGCCGCGCAGGTGGGGCGCATCCTGCGGGCGGCCACGGGGTGGTCACCGTCTGAGTCGACGCTGCTGCGGCTGTTTCACCGCCTCGAGTTGATCGGCCCGGCCGCCGGGGACGTCCCGGCGGTGTTCGGCCGGTTCGAGGCCGAGAACCCCAATGATCGGTGGACCGGGGATGCGTTGCATGGCCCGAAGATTGGTGGCCGCAAGACCTATCTGTTCGCTTTCTTGGACGATCATTCCCGGCTGGTCTGCGGCTATCGGTTCGGCTTCAGCGAGGACACCGTCCGGTTGGGCGTCGCTCTGGAACCGGCGTTGGCCGCTCGTGGAGTTTCGGCCAGTGTCTACGTCGACAACGGGTCGGCGTTCGTTGATGCCTGGTTGTTGCGGGCGTGCGCGAAACTGGGGATCCGGCTGGTGCATTCCACCCCGCACCGTCCCCAAGGCCGCGGGAAGATCGAACGGTTCTTCCGGACCGTGCGTGAGCAGTTCCTCGTGGAGGTCGTCGACACGACTGCCGACGAGCTGGCCGCCGCCGGCACTGATCACCGCACCGCGCTGTGGGAACTCAACCGGTTGCTGACCGCGTGGATCGAAACCGAGTACCACCGCCGGATTCACACCGAGACCGGGCAAGCCCCGCTGGACCGCTGGGATGCGGGGTGGCAGCGGCTGGGGCGGACTCCGGCGATGCCGACCTCCGATGATCTGACCGAGGCGTTCCTGTGGTCGGAGTACCGCATGGTCACCAAGACCGCGACAGTGTCATTGCATGGCAACACCTTCCAAGTCGACGCGGCGCTGGTAGGCCGCAAGGTCGAGTTGGTGTTCTCACCGTTCGACATGGAGACCGTGGAAGTTCGATACCGGAACATGAGTCATGGGAAGGCGTTGCCGCACAACATCACCCGCCACGTTCATCCGAAGGCCCGACCCGAGACGCCCGATCCGGCGGTGGTGCCCGCGACGGGGATCGACTACCTCGAGCTGACCGAGCGAACCCATCATCAGCAGGTCCGCGCCGACCGGCGGATCGGTTACGACGCCCTCTTCGGCGATGGCCAAGACCCAAGCGGCGACGAGGGTCAGATTCACGGGGAACTCAGCCTCCACGACGTAGACGACATCGAGCGGAACGGAACAACTGCATGA
- a CDS encoding IS3 family transposase (programmed frameshift) yields the protein MSGNRKKYTPEYREQAVRLVVDTGRPIAHVAAEIGVGEQLLGRWVAAAKARSAADNPEVLDDDERAELHRLRKENAELRLDRAFLKKSRGLLRLRTEPVEMYRLIEAEKAEFTVIRMTALLEVSRSGFYKWRAAQVAGPSPAQQRREVIDAKVKGFHDASDQVYGSPRILADLRDDGEVISRKTVAASMRRQQIAGISPRQFTPVTTVVDLDAHRPPKDLVDRRFDRGELDKVWTSDITYLATGEGWLYLCAVRDGCSRRVLGWAVEDHLRTDLVESALSMAVTMRGHLPGQVIFHADRGTQYTSGQLARFARAHDIAQSVGRTGVCWDNAQAESFWSTMKSEFYNRYTWPTKAAARLAVGDWIERVYNRRRRHSKIGMISPVEFEDRHNQTAQAA from the exons GTGTCGGGAAACCGCAAGAAGTACACCCCGGAGTATCGCGAGCAGGCCGTGCGTCTGGTCGTCGATACCGGACGCCCGATCGCGCACGTCGCCGCGGAGATCGGCGTTGGAGAACAATTGCTCGGCCGGTGGGTCGCGGCGGCCAAAGCGCGCTCGGCAGCCGATAATCCCGAGGTGCTCGATGACGATGAACGCGCAGAGCTGCACCGCTTGCGCAAGGAGAATGCTGAATTACGTTTGGACAGGGCGTTTTTGA AAAAAAGCCGCGGCCTTCTTCGCCTCCGAACAGAACCGGTAGAGATGTACCGGCTGATCGAGGCGGAGAAGGCCGAGTTCACGGTGATCCGCATGACTGCACTGTTGGAGGTGTCGCGGTCGGGCTTCTACAAGTGGCGCGCGGCGCAGGTGGCGGGGCCCTCGCCGGCCCAGCAGCGCCGTGAGGTCATCGACGCGAAGGTCAAGGGGTTCCACGACGCCTCCGATCAGGTGTACGGCTCACCGCGGATCCTGGCCGATCTGCGCGACGACGGAGAAGTGATCTCACGCAAGACGGTGGCGGCCTCGATGCGCCGCCAGCAGATCGCCGGGATCAGCCCGCGGCAGTTCACCCCGGTCACCACGGTCGTCGACCTGGACGCGCATCGACCCCCCAAGGACCTGGTGGATCGCCGATTCGACCGCGGTGAGCTCGACAAGGTCTGGACGTCGGACATCACCTACCTGGCCACCGGCGAGGGCTGGCTGTATCTGTGCGCGGTCCGCGACGGGTGCTCGCGGCGGGTTCTGGGCTGGGCGGTGGAGGATCACCTGCGCACCGATCTGGTGGAGTCCGCGCTGTCAATGGCGGTCACCATGCGCGGGCACTTACCAGGGCAGGTCATCTTCCATGCCGATCGCGGCACCCAGTACACCTCCGGGCAGCTCGCCCGGTTCGCCCGCGCTCACGACATCGCCCAATCGGTCGGCCGGACCGGGGTGTGTTGGGATAACGCTCAGGCCGAATCTTTCTGGAGCACAATGAAATCAGAGTTCTACAACCGCTACACCTGGCCGACCAAGGCTGCTGCTAGGCTGGCGGTCGGCGACTGGATCGAACGGGTCTACAACCGCCGACGACGGCACTCGAAGATCGGCATGATCAGCCCAGTCGAGTTCGAGGACCGCCACAATCAGACGGCACAAGCCGCCTGA
- a CDS encoding helix-turn-helix domain-containing protein, giving the protein MTASESAAACPSCGVLSTSVKARVATAPKDIPYGEERIMLQWNKTRWRCREDYCERGSFTESIAQVPARARTTLRLRTQVGAAIGDAARSVAEVADSHGVSWPTAHRAFVAHAESLLVEPQPAAVLGIDETRRGKPRWERCAATQRWTRVDPWDTGFVDLAGDQGLLGQREGRSSATVIDWLRERSEEFRAGVQFVAIDPAAVYATAIPHPGPAAERDDRGRSLPSGEARQRRGHQGAPPRNLGPP; this is encoded by the coding sequence GTGACCGCGAGCGAGTCGGCGGCGGCGTGCCCGTCGTGTGGGGTGTTGTCCACCTCGGTGAAGGCCCGAGTCGCCACCGCGCCGAAGGATATCCCGTACGGTGAGGAACGAATCATGCTGCAGTGGAACAAGACCCGCTGGCGTTGCCGGGAGGACTACTGCGAACGTGGATCCTTTACCGAGTCCATCGCGCAGGTGCCGGCGCGGGCTCGCACGACCCTGCGGTTGCGCACTCAGGTCGGCGCGGCGATTGGGGATGCGGCCCGTTCTGTGGCCGAGGTCGCAGACAGCCACGGCGTGTCGTGGCCGACCGCGCACCGCGCGTTCGTCGCACACGCCGAGTCGCTGCTGGTTGAGCCACAGCCAGCCGCGGTGCTGGGCATCGATGAGACCCGTCGCGGAAAGCCCAGGTGGGAACGCTGCGCCGCGACGCAGCGGTGGACGCGGGTGGACCCGTGGGACACCGGGTTCGTCGACCTGGCCGGCGATCAGGGCCTGCTCGGTCAGCGAGAAGGCCGCAGCAGCGCCACCGTGATCGACTGGCTGCGCGAACGCAGCGAGGAGTTCCGGGCCGGGGTGCAGTTCGTGGCCATCGACCCGGCCGCGGTCTACGCGACGGCGATCCCGCACCCCGGACCTGCTGCCGAACGCGACGATCGTGGTCGATCACTTCCATCTGGTGAAGCTCGGCAACGACGCGGTCACCAAGGTGCGCCGCCGCGTAACCTGGGACCTCCGTGA
- a CDS encoding excalibur calcium-binding domain-containing protein encodes MRLASASMVGRAQWYARSWRHSTTRGSLLSTSKLLITGGQERPLACQLASGDCPVILTAARSHSRVRLPDVGGIHGQVCTFRSFRYCCRDRRTPIWCGTGGTRRQQLGTARVPLAPCRLFAGQPGYSRKLDRDGDDGVACETGYRRLPVKIPV; translated from the coding sequence ATGCGACTCGCCTCGGCGTCGATGGTGGGCCGCGCACAGTGGTACGCGAGGTCCTGGCGGCACTCGACCACACGGGGCAGTCTGCTCTCGACCTCCAAGCTGCTCATCACCGGCGGGCAAGAACGTCCGCTTGCCTGTCAGCTCGCGTCTGGTGATTGCCCAGTGATCTTGACCGCGGCCCGGTCGCATTCGCGCGTTCGGCTGCCAGACGTCGGGGGGATACATGGTCAGGTCTGCACTTTTCGCAGCTTTCGGTATTGCTGCCGTGATCGCCGGACTCCAATTTGGTGTGGCACCGGCGGCACACGCCGACAGCAGTTGGGAACCGCGCGCGTGCCGCTAGCGCCTTGCCGCTTATTTGCCGGACAACCCGGCTACTCCAGGAAGCTCGACCGCGACGGTGACGACGGAGTTGCGTGCGAGACGGGATACCGGCGATTGCCGGTGAAGATTCCCGTCTGA
- a CDS encoding ETEC_3214 domain-containing protein → MTLDWLSDGWNWFLALEWSRLDNIFSALAAVTVIAGIVWAAIKFGLNPLAARLGRRRAQAKLLDKLACGSSVPFVESVFGVAQFVDHKSGHERRTYQLPGAWVLVEIRDHAVYSYAITITNRKMHYNTKRLTFDIFNIKLGKDKFPPRPEMGFEREHLWSAVPARTGYTQSYSFRYSGVTLYYHLSYNQAGAGGIGFPMTYCDIVNSADTPEDQCVEASSITANTLTVVSSEAISSEGGQYPLAVDEADVRFARTVKPPTTMNFRQRLGYRRYRIKLAAKKVWRWIWRF, encoded by the coding sequence ATGACTTTAGACTGGTTGAGCGATGGCTGGAATTGGTTTCTGGCGTTGGAGTGGTCGCGATTAGACAACATCTTCAGCGCGCTAGCGGCTGTCACCGTCATTGCGGGCATCGTTTGGGCTGCGATCAAATTCGGCCTGAATCCGCTAGCCGCACGGCTAGGCCGCCGCCGTGCTCAAGCGAAGCTACTAGATAAGTTAGCCTGCGGAAGCTCTGTGCCTTTCGTTGAGTCCGTATTTGGCGTCGCACAGTTCGTTGACCATAAATCAGGTCATGAACGGCGCACCTACCAATTGCCCGGCGCATGGGTCCTCGTCGAAATACGCGACCACGCCGTCTATTCATACGCAATCACCATCACCAACCGCAAGATGCATTACAACACCAAGCGGCTGACGTTTGACATCTTTAATATCAAGCTCGGCAAGGACAAATTTCCACCGCGCCCCGAAATGGGTTTTGAACGGGAACATCTATGGTCTGCCGTTCCAGCGAGAACGGGCTATACCCAGAGCTACAGTTTTCGGTACAGCGGCGTAACTCTTTACTACCACCTGTCTTACAACCAGGCTGGCGCGGGTGGAATTGGATTCCCTATGACGTATTGCGATATCGTTAATTCGGCTGACACACCGGAAGATCAATGCGTAGAGGCATCGAGTATAACTGCCAATACGCTCACTGTGGTGTCATCCGAGGCAATTTCAAGTGAAGGAGGACAATACCCTCTAGCTGTCGATGAAGCGGATGTTCGTTTCGCAAGAACAGTTAAGCCACCGACAACAATGAACTTTCGTCAAAGACTCGGCTATCGGCGGTATCGGATCAAGTTGGCTGCGAAAAAGGTGTGGCGCTGGATTTGGCGCTTCTGA
- a CDS encoding Tox-REase-5 domain-containing protein: MTVSVADIHRWDPGDVREVFHATRSRAEAAYEAADGITQLPAFENWGGDAATAAQDANDRLRVDLDAAGNEALAVAHAASDAADGMERIKSALSQLESDASDGGYQIDPATSRVIPGPVPKAPMLIAIAEMAELQARLDAILADAALVDDDLASAINMATGQAPIPASAGSFPDSQPEGVGEDVQVGQDGRSVLTDLNRANNQALVDAMARVRAAQAEVDKAASAAYTYGPGSPEAEAALAQLPQLKQDLAQALDDLGKIPDYSGIHPNSIAVGPNGNVLFPYGAAGTTQQVLGTLKNGTGEIFDQGTSAYYTYKDGKLIATRFLDPGQATATNEPLLTAVTTAVGAGPLVKGGEGAWLGLRALFGREGADALAAVSGETVLPRAAELAAGRASSALDNLAAMGPGTWTPVTESMSARAAAYQVQVTGHPITEGYLVNGVKFDGFANGILTDTKGYYSQFIDDGAWKPWLSGEQALISHAQRQLAAAPGTPIQWVFAEADSAAVVSRMLAENNLSGIEILIVAPK; the protein is encoded by the coding sequence ATGACGGTGTCGGTCGCCGATATTCATCGCTGGGATCCCGGCGATGTCCGCGAGGTGTTCCATGCCACGCGCAGCCGGGCTGAAGCTGCCTACGAGGCTGCCGACGGCATCACCCAGCTACCCGCGTTCGAGAACTGGGGCGGCGACGCCGCCACCGCGGCCCAGGATGCCAACGACCGGCTCCGGGTCGATCTAGATGCCGCCGGGAACGAGGCGCTGGCTGTCGCCCATGCAGCGTCGGATGCCGCGGACGGCATGGAGCGGATCAAATCGGCGCTGTCGCAACTGGAATCAGATGCCAGCGACGGCGGCTACCAAATTGATCCGGCGACGAGTCGGGTGATTCCAGGGCCAGTGCCCAAAGCACCCATGCTGATCGCTATCGCCGAGATGGCCGAACTCCAGGCCCGCCTTGATGCCATCCTCGCCGACGCCGCTCTGGTCGACGACGACTTGGCCAGCGCTATCAACATGGCAACCGGCCAAGCGCCCATCCCCGCCTCGGCAGGGTCATTCCCCGACAGTCAACCCGAAGGCGTCGGCGAGGACGTGCAGGTCGGGCAGGACGGCCGGTCAGTCCTCACTGACCTCAACCGTGCGAATAACCAGGCTCTCGTCGACGCCATGGCGCGGGTACGGGCTGCCCAAGCCGAGGTGGACAAGGCGGCCAGCGCGGCCTACACCTATGGTCCCGGCAGTCCTGAGGCTGAGGCGGCATTGGCGCAGCTGCCGCAGCTGAAGCAAGATCTGGCGCAGGCCCTCGACGACCTTGGCAAAATCCCGGACTACTCCGGCATCCACCCGAACTCGATCGCCGTTGGGCCGAACGGCAACGTGCTGTTCCCCTACGGGGCGGCCGGCACCACCCAGCAGGTGCTCGGCACGCTGAAGAACGGCACCGGAGAGATCTTCGACCAGGGCACGTCGGCCTACTACACCTACAAAGACGGCAAGCTGATCGCCACCCGCTTCCTCGACCCGGGGCAAGCCACCGCGACCAACGAACCCCTGCTCACCGCCGTCACCACGGCGGTCGGCGCCGGACCGCTCGTCAAAGGCGGCGAGGGAGCCTGGCTGGGGCTGCGTGCCTTATTCGGCCGAGAAGGTGCCGACGCGCTCGCTGCCGTCAGCGGCGAAACCGTCCTTCCTCGTGCTGCCGAGCTGGCTGCGGGACGAGCTTCCTCAGCACTCGACAACTTGGCCGCCATGGGTCCAGGGACATGGACACCGGTCACCGAGTCGATGTCCGCGCGTGCTGCGGCCTACCAGGTACAGGTCACCGGGCACCCCATCACAGAGGGCTACCTGGTCAACGGCGTCAAGTTCGATGGCTTCGCCAACGGTATCCTCACCGATACCAAAGGCTATTACTCACAGTTCATAGACGACGGCGCGTGGAAACCATGGTTATCTGGAGAACAGGCACTCATCAGCCACGCCCAACGCCAACTAGCGGCGGCGCCAGGAACGCCGATCCAGTGGGTTTTCGCCGAAGCCGATAGCGCCGCAGTCGTCAGCCGAATGCTCGCCGAGAACAACCTCTCGGGCATCGAAATCCTCATCGTGGCACCGAAATAA
- a CDS encoding Imm52 family immunity protein: MSKSYVGGYWGPRPEGIESCARRLSGFLKALADIDALLTEWRNKGKTKRQAESASVVTTNYDDLVERLLAGVNRRDDNQQVIGELGSTVSWWNAAPSRAAATLSIGCGAEAPNISNWVVLNLPDSREHKTLYEPATAKQLVKTIIKHFEPDWAVFTNNGLVDRQREPNRQTDDGRVILGQLNGRPAGWANYTKNVSAAQVDHLNALPPSTTVEPAESGVLITTGNNPADPDLHDVLALRPVLHRLDQAIQYLPTVPHAAGRPSATKEGAATQATIQPASPPAADERGTTQQPRRAN, translated from the coding sequence ATGTCGAAGTCCTACGTCGGAGGGTACTGGGGACCACGTCCCGAAGGTATCGAGTCGTGCGCCAGGCGGCTCTCTGGCTTTCTTAAAGCGCTCGCTGACATTGACGCGCTGCTTACTGAGTGGCGCAACAAAGGCAAGACCAAGCGCCAAGCAGAGTCGGCTTCAGTGGTCACCACAAACTACGACGATCTGGTGGAAAGACTCCTCGCAGGAGTCAACCGCCGCGACGACAATCAGCAAGTCATCGGCGAACTTGGTTCCACAGTTTCTTGGTGGAACGCGGCGCCATCACGCGCCGCCGCCACGCTCAGTATCGGCTGTGGGGCGGAGGCACCAAACATCTCAAATTGGGTTGTGCTCAACCTGCCAGACTCTCGGGAGCACAAGACGCTCTACGAACCGGCAACAGCTAAGCAACTCGTGAAGACGATCATCAAGCACTTCGAACCAGATTGGGCCGTCTTCACCAACAACGGGCTCGTCGACCGGCAACGTGAACCCAACCGGCAAACGGACGACGGACGCGTAATCCTCGGCCAGCTAAACGGGCGCCCCGCAGGATGGGCAAACTATACAAAGAACGTCAGCGCCGCCCAGGTGGATCACCTCAACGCGCTACCGCCATCGACTACCGTCGAACCCGCGGAATCCGGCGTCCTGATCACAACAGGAAATAACCCTGCAGACCCGGACCTACACGACGTACTCGCGTTGCGGCCGGTCCTCCACCGCCTTGATCAGGCCATACAATATCTCCCCACCGTTCCCCACGCGGCAGGTCGACCATCCGCAACCAAAGAGGGCGCTGCGACACAGGCGACTATTCAGCCGGCGTCTCCGCCCGCGGCAGACGAACGAGGCACCACGCAGCAGCCGCGAAGAGCCAACTAG